In Ostrea edulis chromosome 4, xbOstEdul1.1, whole genome shotgun sequence, a single window of DNA contains:
- the LOC125668250 gene encoding dual adapter for phosphotyrosine and 3-phosphotyrosine and 3-phosphoinositide isoform X2 yields MSSEQVETLSWFHPGCDRHTAESLLLQNGVDGTYLLRPSSKPGDYALSVRCDSSVKHYPLTWTGTNYKFGHGEFDSVQDLLHHFQNKPLIGSESGQLTLLSFPYPRAIDEPNMYDTIRVHAEFSTADDFSKGPEFSINSKEGFLTKLGATFKTWRTRWFVLQKNELRYYKNKTDKTPIRALNLDECSECQRDGSHKGKFNVFRVVFKWRTFYMYATTEQECNDWISLINWRLKSGLKRQSTAVV; encoded by the exons ATGTCGAGTGAACAAGTGGAAACATTGAG TTGGTTTCACCCTGGATGTGACCGCCACACTGCGGAGAGTTTACTTTTACAGAATGGTGTGGATGGGACCTATCTACTGCGACCCAGTTCTAAACCAGGCGACTATGCCCTCTCAGTCAG GTGTGATTCCTCCGTGAAGCATTATCCTCTCACCTGGACAGGAACGAACTATAAATTTGGTCATGGAGAATTCGACAGTGTTCAAGACTTACTACACCATTTTCAGAATAAACCATTAATCGGCTCTGAGTCAG GTCAGCTGACTCTCCTCAGTTTTCCGTACCCACGAGCGATTGATGAGCCCAACATGTATGATACAATCCGAGTCCACGCGGAATTCAGCACGGCTGATGACTTTTCTAAAGGACCAGAATTCTCA ATTAATTCAAAGGAAGGCTTTTTAACAAAACTTGGAGCCACCTTTAAG ACATGGAGGACAAGGTGGTTTGTCTTACAGAAAAATGAGCTGCGATATTACAAAAACAAGACAGACAAAACTCCCATCAGGGCATTAAATCTAGATGAGTGCTCCGAGTGCCAAAGAGATGGTTCTCACAAAGGAAAATTCAATGTCTTTAG AGTTGTGTTTAAATGGCGGACCTTCTATATGTATGCCACTACAGAGCAGGAATGTAACGACTGGATATCTCTGATCAACTGGCGACTG AAATCTGGTCTTAAAAGACAGTCGACAGCGGTTGTGTGA
- the LOC125668250 gene encoding dual adapter for phosphotyrosine and 3-phosphotyrosine and 3-phosphoinositide isoform X1, whose protein sequence is MSSEQVETLSWFHPGCDRHTAESLLLQNGVDGTYLLRPSSKPGDYALSVRCDSSVKHYPLTWTGTNYKFGHGEFDSVQDLLHHFQNKPLIGSESGQLTLLSFPYPRAIDEPNMYDTIRVHAEFSTADDFSKGPEFSINSKEGFLTKLGATFKTWRTRWFVLQKNELRYYKNKTDKTPIRALNLDECSECQRDGSHKGKFNVFRVVFKWRTFYMYATTEQECNDWISLINWRLNKHFNSKPSFRIKDL, encoded by the exons ATGTCGAGTGAACAAGTGGAAACATTGAG TTGGTTTCACCCTGGATGTGACCGCCACACTGCGGAGAGTTTACTTTTACAGAATGGTGTGGATGGGACCTATCTACTGCGACCCAGTTCTAAACCAGGCGACTATGCCCTCTCAGTCAG GTGTGATTCCTCCGTGAAGCATTATCCTCTCACCTGGACAGGAACGAACTATAAATTTGGTCATGGAGAATTCGACAGTGTTCAAGACTTACTACACCATTTTCAGAATAAACCATTAATCGGCTCTGAGTCAG GTCAGCTGACTCTCCTCAGTTTTCCGTACCCACGAGCGATTGATGAGCCCAACATGTATGATACAATCCGAGTCCACGCGGAATTCAGCACGGCTGATGACTTTTCTAAAGGACCAGAATTCTCA ATTAATTCAAAGGAAGGCTTTTTAACAAAACTTGGAGCCACCTTTAAG ACATGGAGGACAAGGTGGTTTGTCTTACAGAAAAATGAGCTGCGATATTACAAAAACAAGACAGACAAAACTCCCATCAGGGCATTAAATCTAGATGAGTGCTCCGAGTGCCAAAGAGATGGTTCTCACAAAGGAAAATTCAATGTCTTTAG AGTTGTGTTTAAATGGCGGACCTTCTATATGTATGCCACTACAGAGCAGGAATGTAACGACTGGATATCTCTGATCAACTGGCGACTG AATAAACACTTCAATAGTAAACCGTCGTTCAGAATTAAGGATCTATG A